A genomic region of Trifolium pratense cultivar HEN17-A07 linkage group LG3, ARS_RC_1.1, whole genome shotgun sequence contains the following coding sequences:
- the LOC123918322 gene encoding uncharacterized protein LOC123918322 isoform X1 has product MKWWFVGKRGLWRRNTTFSISPFHRSLRSDAALEAIAKASEHKVPNIVLYNYPSFSGAFSALFAHLFHTRHNLPSLILPFSSVPSLAFRVEDLCIEGLQTCYLLDFLPPKEFLFKLSHQSNCKIIGFDHRKSVLSNIPSANECTENIMINVNHEKSSSRAVYEYFTNKHEDVKSSDDLVSCLLDPKDIGRVELILKYIEDGDLRRWSLPGIKPFNIGLSEWRSRFSCISNPHMFKQLLELSVEGLIAKGNSSISARRNAASKLLEKVFRVRLGRGFYGECLGVRADGNSNLSDEIGMLLSAKSAAIGLRPIGAVIYMQRNNLKMCLRSSDSATDTSEVAKAYGGGGSASSSSFIIRMDEYNQWISASSL; this is encoded by the exons ATGAAATGGTGGTTTGTTGGAAAACGGGGGCTGTGGAGGAGGAACACCACATTCTCAATCTCTCCGTTTCATAGGAGCTTACGTTCAGATGCAGCGTTGGAAGCCATAGCCAAAGCTTCAGAACATAAAGTTCCCAACATAGTTCTCTACAATTATCCTTCATTTTCTGGAGCATTTTCTGCTCTCTTTGCTCATCTCTTCCACACTCGTCACAATCTCCCTTCACTTATATTACCTTTCTCTTCTGTTCCCTCCCTCGCTTTCAG GGTTGAAGATTTGTGCATTGAAGGCCTTCAGACATGTTATCTGCTTGACTTTCTTCCTCCAAAGGAATTCCTTTTCAAACTTTCCCATCAATCAAATTGCAA GATTATTGGGTTTGATCATCGGAAATCAGTACTTAGCAATATCCCTTCTGCAAATGAGTGTACTGAGAATATTATGATTAATGTTAACCATGAGAAGAGTAGCTCTAGAGCTGTTTATGAATACTTTACCAACAAACACGAGGATGTTAAAAGTTCTGAT GATTTGGTTTCATGTTTGTTGGATCCAAAAGACATAGGGCGTGTGGAGCTTATTCTTAAGTATATCGAGGACGGAGATCTTCGCCGGTGGAGCTTGCCTGGCATTAAGCCCTTTAACATTGGACTGAGTGAATGGCGGTCAAGGTTTAGCTGCATTTCCAACCCACACATGTTTAAGCAG TTGCTGGAATTGAGCGTTGAAGGCTTAATTGCTAAAGGAAATTCATCTATTTCAGCTCGTCGGAATGCTGCAAGTAAATTGCTGGAAAAGGTTTTCAGGGTTCGGCTGGGTAGAGGATTTTATGGAGAGTGCCTG GGAGTTCGGGCAGACGGGAACTCTAACTTAAGTGATGAAATTGGCATGCTTCTTAGTGCGAAAAGTGCTGCTATTGGTCTgag GCCCATAGGAGCGGTCATATACATGCAACGAAATAATCTCAAAATGTGCTTGCGCAGCTCTGACAGTGCTACTGATAC
- the LOC123918322 gene encoding uncharacterized protein LOC123918322 isoform X2: MKWWFVGKRGLWRRNTTFSISPFHRSLRSDAALEAIAKASEHKVPNIVLYNYPSFSGAFSALFAHLFHTRHNLPSLILPFSSVPSLAFRVEDLCIEGLQTCYLLDFLPPKEFLFKLSHQSNCKIIGFDHRKSVLSNIPSANECTENIMINVNHEKSSSRAVYEYFTNKHEDVKSSDDLVSCLLDPKDIGRVELILKYIEDGDLRRWSLPGIKPFNIGLSEWRSRFSCISNPHMFKQLLELSVEGLIAKGNSSISARRNAASKLLEKVFRVRLGRGFYGECLGVRADGNSNLSDEIGMLLSAKSAAIGLR; the protein is encoded by the exons ATGAAATGGTGGTTTGTTGGAAAACGGGGGCTGTGGAGGAGGAACACCACATTCTCAATCTCTCCGTTTCATAGGAGCTTACGTTCAGATGCAGCGTTGGAAGCCATAGCCAAAGCTTCAGAACATAAAGTTCCCAACATAGTTCTCTACAATTATCCTTCATTTTCTGGAGCATTTTCTGCTCTCTTTGCTCATCTCTTCCACACTCGTCACAATCTCCCTTCACTTATATTACCTTTCTCTTCTGTTCCCTCCCTCGCTTTCAG GGTTGAAGATTTGTGCATTGAAGGCCTTCAGACATGTTATCTGCTTGACTTTCTTCCTCCAAAGGAATTCCTTTTCAAACTTTCCCATCAATCAAATTGCAA GATTATTGGGTTTGATCATCGGAAATCAGTACTTAGCAATATCCCTTCTGCAAATGAGTGTACTGAGAATATTATGATTAATGTTAACCATGAGAAGAGTAGCTCTAGAGCTGTTTATGAATACTTTACCAACAAACACGAGGATGTTAAAAGTTCTGAT GATTTGGTTTCATGTTTGTTGGATCCAAAAGACATAGGGCGTGTGGAGCTTATTCTTAAGTATATCGAGGACGGAGATCTTCGCCGGTGGAGCTTGCCTGGCATTAAGCCCTTTAACATTGGACTGAGTGAATGGCGGTCAAGGTTTAGCTGCATTTCCAACCCACACATGTTTAAGCAG TTGCTGGAATTGAGCGTTGAAGGCTTAATTGCTAAAGGAAATTCATCTATTTCAGCTCGTCGGAATGCTGCAAGTAAATTGCTGGAAAAGGTTTTCAGGGTTCGGCTGGGTAGAGGATTTTATGGAGAGTGCCTG GGAGTTCGGGCAGACGGGAACTCTAACTTAAGTGATGAAATTGGCATGCTTCTTAGTGCGAAAAGTGCTGCTATTGGTCTgaggtga